From one Bacteroides fragilis NCTC 9343 genomic stretch:
- a CDS encoding ABC transporter permease → MNYMIQHYLKTAIRNLLKYKTHSIISAICLSVGMTCFSIIHFFINEIDGASRNMPNFEQRISIRMINSNHEVGGWGWSLNSSEIRTLTEHPIPGIKQICFHSFQREAEVVFINREQEEKPYIISYMDTDPNFFSHYNASFLYGNALPTTPEEVVLSESCARKVYGKSNPVGTLLKIVKLKESEKDKSTYYKVVNVIRNLPKTLDVETDIYFSHLREGNRQQGYITEGTLETADGLNKANESLKGITTLHNNEMAYFIANKEADSYHDPQRMIGIAFITFLSSLILLSGMINFLKFIIQSFYNRNRELALRKSLGASPKSLFALLFTEAFWMLTFSLLFSLVLSECTCLLLTTYIPPKEMIPIDIQTLYGIQVKLYIGLLLICTLVMLYPIRRLQRSGLAGHMKTNSHRHLFRNIMMCVQLCVCIFFLGMSIAIHLFNSVGSVLYLPLSDKETNSTLCFEMNSVTLGKNKDAILSQIKMLPGVENISSALMSGNYNSFLTSDYESADHRTLTVRVRQGDPSYFQFFRIPFRGEIVEPHTSNVVYISEAFQKQLENDSVSGNVKLGKENYRIAGTYKACYGENISEHNQYNISVFFPTEEASVIYIRFRDDISFGKAKSEIERVCRNYVPESLPLDIQRLDIRRSTTQGIRDLMGDASLLLGIISALLVILSIYSAISMDTVSRQKEVAIRKINGATPKIIALMFGKAYIIQFILAYTITYPLLRLLVIDITKDSPISSITGFTWGIYLFILIGLLIFVTTAYKIYRIMHLNPAEIIKNE, encoded by the coding sequence ATGAACTATATGATACAGCATTATCTCAAAACAGCAATACGCAACCTGCTGAAGTATAAGACACACAGCATTATTTCTGCCATTTGTCTTTCCGTTGGTATGACTTGTTTCAGCATCATCCACTTTTTTATCAATGAAATAGATGGAGCATCACGTAACATGCCCAATTTCGAACAAAGGATTTCAATCCGGATGATCAATTCCAACCATGAAGTAGGAGGATGGGGGTGGAGTCTCAATTCTTCTGAGATCCGGACCCTGACAGAACATCCCATACCGGGTATTAAGCAAATCTGCTTCCACTCTTTCCAAAGAGAAGCCGAAGTTGTATTCATCAATAGGGAGCAGGAAGAAAAGCCTTACATTATTTCATATATGGATACTGATCCTAATTTCTTTTCACATTATAATGCATCCTTCTTATATGGCAATGCTCTTCCCACAACTCCGGAAGAAGTTGTGTTGTCCGAAAGTTGTGCCCGTAAAGTATACGGAAAGAGCAACCCGGTAGGCACATTACTGAAAATAGTCAAGTTGAAGGAAAGCGAAAAAGATAAAAGCACATACTATAAAGTTGTCAATGTTATCAGAAATCTCCCCAAAACACTAGATGTTGAAACAGATATCTATTTCTCTCATTTGAGAGAGGGGAACAGACAACAAGGATATATCACAGAAGGTACACTGGAAACAGCAGACGGATTGAATAAAGCCAATGAAAGCCTAAAGGGGATAACAACTCTTCATAATAATGAAATGGCATATTTCATTGCGAACAAAGAAGCTGACTCGTATCACGATCCGCAGCGAATGATAGGCATAGCATTCATTACCTTCTTATCCTCTCTGATTCTGTTATCGGGTATGATAAACTTTCTAAAGTTCATCATACAGTCATTCTACAACCGTAATCGTGAACTGGCCCTGCGGAAAAGTCTGGGTGCCAGCCCCAAAAGTTTATTTGCCCTTCTATTCACCGAAGCTTTCTGGATGCTGACATTTTCTTTATTGTTCTCGCTGGTCTTATCCGAATGTACCTGTTTACTACTGACAACCTATATTCCGCCTAAAGAAATGATTCCAATAGATATCCAAACTCTATATGGCATTCAAGTTAAACTTTATATAGGGCTGTTACTGATCTGCACCCTTGTAATGCTATATCCCATCCGGCGTTTGCAACGGTCCGGTCTTGCCGGGCACATGAAAACTAACAGCCACCGGCACCTCTTTCGCAACATCATGATGTGCGTACAGCTATGTGTATGTATCTTTTTTCTGGGTATGAGTATCGCTATACATTTATTCAATAGTGTAGGAAGCGTTTTGTACCTTCCTCTATCAGACAAAGAAACAAATTCCACGCTTTGCTTTGAAATGAATAGTGTTACTCTCGGCAAAAATAAGGATGCGATTTTATCACAAATAAAGATGTTGCCAGGAGTGGAAAATATCAGTTCAGCTTTGATGAGCGGCAACTATAATTCGTTTCTGACCAGTGACTATGAGTCTGCCGATCACCGTACTCTCACTGTCAGAGTCAGACAAGGAGATCCCAGCTACTTCCAGTTCTTTCGGATTCCTTTCCGGGGAGAGATCGTCGAACCTCATACAAGTAACGTGGTTTACATCAGCGAAGCCTTTCAAAAGCAGTTGGAAAATGATTCTGTAAGCGGAAATGTAAAATTAGGTAAAGAGAACTATCGGATAGCAGGTACATACAAGGCTTGTTACGGGGAGAACATCTCAGAACACAATCAATACAATATTTCTGTTTTCTTCCCGACTGAAGAAGCATCCGTAATTTATATCCGTTTTCGTGACGATATCAGTTTTGGTAAAGCCAAATCAGAAATAGAAAGGGTATGCCGTAATTACGTCCCAGAGTCATTGCCACTCGATATACAACGACTGGATATAAGAAGAAGTACAACACAAGGTATCAGAGACCTGATGGGCGATGCCTCACTGCTATTAGGCATCATAAGTGCTCTTCTGGTTATACTGAGCATATACTCAGCTATCTCTATGGACACAGTCAGCCGGCAGAAAGAAGTTGCTATTCGCAAAATAAACGGCGCAACTCCGAAAATAATTGCTTTGATGTTCGGAAAAGCATATATAATCCAATTCATACTGGCCTATACCATCACTTATCCATTATTAAGGTTACTTGTGATAGACATAACCAAGGATAGCCCGATCAGCAGTATTACCGGATTTACATGGGGGATTTACCTCTTCATTCTGATAGGTTTACTTATCTTTGTAACAACAGCCTATAAAATCTACAGAATCATGCATCTCAATCCGGCAGAAATAATAAAAAACGAATAA
- a CDS encoding ABC transporter ATP-binding protein produces MIKTINLQKIFKTEEVETWALNNVSVEVKEGEFVAIMGPSGCGKSTLLNILGLLDNPTGGEYYLNGKEVSKYTESQRTNLRKGVIGFVFQSFNLIDELNVYENIELPLLYMGIPASERKQRVEKAMERMAITHRSKHFPQQLSGGQQQRVAIARAVVANPKLILADEPTGNLDSKNGKEVMGLLSELNKEGTTIVMVTHSQHDAGFADRVINLFDGQVVTEVTI; encoded by the coding sequence ATGATTAAGACAATCAATTTGCAAAAAATCTTCAAGACCGAAGAAGTTGAAACATGGGCATTAAATAACGTCAGCGTAGAGGTAAAAGAGGGCGAATTTGTCGCCATCATGGGACCTTCCGGTTGTGGAAAATCTACTCTTCTCAATATTCTCGGTTTACTGGATAATCCTACAGGAGGAGAGTATTATCTGAACGGAAAAGAAGTATCCAAATATACAGAATCGCAGCGCACCAATCTCCGCAAAGGAGTTATTGGCTTTGTATTCCAAAGTTTCAATCTGATTGATGAACTGAATGTATATGAAAATATTGAATTGCCCTTACTCTACATGGGTATTCCGGCCTCTGAACGTAAACAACGAGTGGAAAAAGCAATGGAGCGCATGGCCATTACCCATAGAAGCAAGCATTTTCCACAACAGCTTTCCGGAGGTCAGCAACAACGTGTTGCCATTGCACGCGCCGTAGTAGCCAACCCTAAACTGATTCTTGCCGATGAACCTACCGGTAATCTTGACTCTAAAAATGGTAAAGAGGTTATGGGACTATTGAGCGAATTGAATAAGGAAGGCACTACCATCGTTATGGTAACTCACTCTCAGCATGATGCAGGTTTCGCAGACCGGGTAATTAATTTATTCGATGGTCAAGTTGTAACAGAAGTTACTATTTAA
- a CDS encoding TlpA family protein disulfide reductase yields the protein MEILSDMWKEKITFIGINIDDEKSWKKFSQKNIKWITLNDPKEAFGLYIRYKANGIPFYVLVTPDGRISDIWYGYNKDSLSERLKQGVK from the coding sequence ATGGAAATCTTATCCGATATGTGGAAAGAAAAAATTACTTTTATCGGTATAAATATTGATGATGAGAAATCATGGAAAAAGTTTTCTCAAAAAAATATCAAATGGATCACTCTAAATGATCCCAAAGAAGCATTCGGATTGTATATCCGTTACAAAGCAAATGGCATTCCCTTTTATGTACTTGTAACGCCTGATGGAAGAATTTCTGATATTTGGTACGGATATAATAAAGATAGCCTCTCTGAGAGACTGAAACAAGGGGTAAAATAA